ACACCCTCCCGATCCATCAACCGGAGCTCCTGTTCTATGTACTGAATCTCCAGGATAGCCTCCCGACCTGTCACCTCTAGCCTCCGTTCCTTATACGGGGTGAGCCAGTTCACTTCTATCAGTCCAGTAGGATCTCCATCGAACCGGAGCATGACCTCGGCATAATCTTCCCGAGTTCGTGTGATGGCAGAGCCGGCCGTGGCGTACACCTCTTCCACATCTGTCTCAGCTAAGTAGCGCATCACGTCGATGTCGTGCACGGCAAGGTCCACGATGACACCTACGTCCCGGATCCTGGGTGGATACGGACCGACCCGCTTAGCCGACATAACTACGATATCACCCAAGTCACCCCTCGAGACTACCTCCTTAGCTTTCATCACGCTCGGATTGAACCGCTCGATATGGCCGACCGCGAGCTTCAACCCGTGGTCCTCAGCGGCGTCTATGATGCGCCTGGCGTTCTCGATCGTATCGGCGATCGGTTTCTCGACGAGAACGTGCACGCCCGCTTCCAGCGCGTCAACGGCTATCTCCGCGTGATACTTCGTCGGGACGCAGACACTGACGCCGTCCAAGTTCTCCTCTCGGAACATCTTCCGATGGTCGGTGTACCAGTTAACGTCGTACTTCTTGGCGACCTCCTTGACCCTGCGCTCGTTGACGTCACAAACCGCCACTAACTCCGTCTCTTCGAGCTCATGGTACACCCGGGCATGGTGCGACCCCATCATGCCGACACCGATCACACCGGCACGCACGGTCAATGGCGACACCCCCTGTCGGAGTGTCGGCGTGTCGATCCTGAGGAAGCGTTAAAACCCGGCGGTCCCACACCGTAAATTGTTACGAATATCATAACGATTCGCGCCGGGCGTGAGACCCCATCCCCCGCCCCCTGGGCTTTCGCCCTTCGGGGGCGGGGTCATCGGGGGACTCGTGATCTTGAGGCCTTCCGTTACTCCTCTTCTTCCTCCTCGAGTGCTTCCGACAGCAGCGCCTCGATCTGCGGCGTCAACTGCTCATCCCGGTAGTAGCGTAGCTGCATGGCACCGCTCGGGCACGCGGCGGCGCACTGTCCACAGCCCTGACAGGCCACGTCCTGCACCTCGGCAACTCTCTTACCGTCCTTCTCCACCATTTCGATGGCATCGAACGGACACACCTGTGCGCACGCTCCGCAGCCGCCGCAGACGTCCTCGTCCACGGTCGCTGTGATCAGCTCGATCTCGACCTTGCCCTGGGACATCGGGATACTGGCCTCGCTGGCGGCGCCCTTCGCTTGGGCTACAGTG
Above is a window of Methanopyrus sp. SNP6 DNA encoding:
- a CDS encoding UDP-N-acetylglucosamine 3-dehydrogenase; translated protein: MTVRAGVIGVGMMGSHHARVYHELEETELVAVCDVNERRVKEVAKKYDVNWYTDHRKMFREENLDGVSVCVPTKYHAEIAVDALEAGVHVLVEKPIADTIENARRIIDAAEDHGLKLAVGHIERFNPSVMKAKEVVSRGDLGDIVVMSAKRVGPYPPRIRDVGVIVDLAVHDIDVMRYLAETDVEEVYATAGSAITRTREDYAEVMLRFDGDPTGLIEVNWLTPYKERRLEVTGREAILEIQYIEQELRLMDREGVKRFNIRKEEPLKLELRDFAESILENRDPLVDGEAGLQALRTAVAALKSVKEDRPVSLEEVE